A stretch of Nonomuraea africana DNA encodes these proteins:
- a CDS encoding ABC transporter ATP-binding protein, translating to MNDVLAGHALAKRFGQTVALNGVDISIRAGEAVAIMGPSGSGKSTLLHCLAGIMKPDAGEVHLLGQRIDTMKERERSALRRTRFGFVFQFGQLLPELPAEENVALPLMLGNVSRPDAVRQARQWFAPLGLGGMEGRRPGELSGGQAQRVAIARALVTKPAVVFADEPTGALDQSTGHDTMRLLVEATKHNGASLIVVTHDPGVAGWCDRTVEVRDGNLLHSAVSQ from the coding sequence ATGAACGACGTACTCGCGGGACACGCGCTGGCCAAGCGCTTCGGCCAGACGGTGGCACTGAACGGTGTGGACATCTCCATCAGGGCGGGGGAGGCGGTGGCGATCATGGGACCGAGCGGTTCGGGCAAGTCCACGCTGCTGCACTGCCTGGCCGGGATCATGAAGCCGGACGCGGGGGAGGTGCACCTGCTCGGCCAGCGCATCGACACGATGAAGGAGCGCGAGCGCAGCGCGCTGCGCAGGACCAGGTTCGGGTTCGTCTTCCAGTTCGGCCAGCTGCTGCCCGAGCTGCCCGCCGAGGAGAACGTGGCGCTGCCCCTCATGCTCGGCAACGTCTCGCGGCCGGACGCCGTGCGGCAGGCCAGGCAGTGGTTCGCCCCGCTGGGCCTGGGAGGCATGGAGGGCCGCAGGCCGGGCGAGCTGTCGGGCGGTCAGGCGCAGCGGGTGGCGATCGCCAGGGCGCTGGTGACCAAGCCCGCCGTGGTGTTCGCCGACGAGCCGACGGGCGCGCTCGACCAGAGCACCGGCCACGACACGATGCGCCTGCTGGTGGAGGCGACCAAGCACAACGGCGCCTCGCTGATCGTGGTCACCCACGACCCGGGCGTGGCCGGTTGGTGCGACCGCACGGTCGAGGTCCGCGACGGCAACCTGCTGCACAGCGCGGTGAGCCAGTGA